TGGAAACTTAAGAGTCTACATACAGCCTATATATAgcttgtgtatatatatagatacacacacacatatgtatacatatatattcacAGCTCACAGTCATTCCTCACCCTCGCTCTCAGGCCCAGGATGAGCTGAGCTCTCTGAAGTGGACTCAGGAGCTCAGGGACGATTTCTGTCACCAAACTGATGAAGTCCACCAGCTTGTCATACTGCAtcacactgtgctgctgcactATTTGCCATATGAAAGCAGACATAAGTCTCACTGGAGGAACCAGGAGATGTAAGGAGGCTGGGGGAAGAGGGGAACCTGCAAACGGCATTGGAGACAAGTGTTTTGCAATGAATAGATACAGTTTGTTCTTCTACAGAGGATCAAACAACCATTAACATGCGATCTGTCCACATCTCCAGTTCCCAAAACAGGGGATTATCTTACGTTAATTTAATAACTGTTTTATACGCTGCAATAAATGAATACTGATGCTAGCAAACAGCTagataataaaacagacaaaccgTTGCTTTTCCATGCCATTCTCGTGGTTTAAAAACGTCTAAACAATTAACAAAATACTACTTTAGCATTCATTTTACAGAactggaaaacacatttataactTCCGGGTAAAACGGATGTTATGAAAACTGTCCTGCGTGTGctttttccttcaaaataaaagtcggCACGTTGAACTCTAAAAGCAAAACATGTCCTTGTGATGGAGGTAAGCAAAATATCATATAAAGCGGATAGGAGATGAGTTGCAAATTATCCGTGTGTCACATACACAGATGATCCTGTATACAAAATTGGCAAAATAGCACTTTCTGTCAGCAGATGGCGCCAATCGTCCCGTTTATCTGTAACCCAGGACTTCTCAAGAACATCCCCTCCCAGGTTTTCTGATAAACCACCCTGTTAACCACCCCACTATCAACAGTCACagaagaactgaaaaaaaattggTACAGGGATATTAGTAATTTTTAACTATAAATGCCGCATGCAATAGACTGACAATCAGCAAATCGGAGTAGTATTAGATTAGACACTAAATTTCttctctgaaatgaaaatacacacTTTATGAAAATTAGTGAAATCAGGAGGACTGTACGGGCATTTTATGGATTATTTATGTATTATctatgacatgtcaaaatgagggtgctgctgctgctgctgttgctgcaaaAGGGCCTGTGTAAGCAAAAGGATTCTCGTCTTAGAGTTAAATAGAAAGATTTGACTCATGacattaatgtattttatcttttaatatttattaaaagcATTTATACATTCGAATATAACTGATTGATGATAATAAACTTTTCCTCATTAGTCCCACTTGCTCATTATAGCCTATTGCATGAACAAAAGCTGTGTGTACTTAGAGACTCAAAATAAcacttttaataaatgtaaGTGTTAAGTACATCCACCAGCTTGAGGTTGAAGTTTCACATTCAGAGCGACCACTACACTGAAACTGTAATAATACATGATAACAAAAGTACCAACAAAATATGACATGCAAAACACATGCAAGTATTCATGGTTGTTTCATATGATCTCAGTGCTAACACACCCAGTTCTCACACGCCCAGTCAGTGGCAGGCAGACGGCGCTGGCGGCAGCTTGTAACTAGTCACTGTGGGGCTGTAGGTGTCGACTCAGGAAAACtacagaaacaccagcagctcCTTTTCCTCATTATGCTGAACGGTCTTTGGTGTAACTTTTGGAAACACGTCTTTTCTTACAGATAGCTCATTTTATGCGCAAACTTGGGTTTAGACGCCTGGATACTTGTCGCCATGGGAGGGAGACGCAGGGGAACACCTGGGTCTGATGAGGATTTCTCCTTTGTCAGCCCAATTGTGAAATATCTGCTcttcatatttaattttctaTTCTGGGTGAGTGCTATTATGCtattttaataatgaatgaTAAGATCAAATGGTGGTTTATTTAGAGATAGTCTCTGCTACTCACACAAAAGTATATTTTAACAACTAATAAGGAGTTTAAATGCTTTTTCTTATGATTTCAGTTGTTTCaacatgttgtttcctgtttattctCAAAGTGAAAGATCTAGATTTTGTTTGCTGGCACATGCTGCTTTGTTTGACTTTTAGTTGTTGTTTAACTTTGGTGTTTCACAGAAGGGTGAAagatgtccacacacacacacacacacacacatacacacacacacacacacacacacacacacacacacacacacacacacacacacacacacacacacacacacaccaggtgttTGCTGCTTGGTGATTGGACAGTGACTaagtgttatttcttctttgcaAATCAGGAATGTATCCTCAGATCGTGGTTCCTTTTTCAGAGCTCAGAACCTGTTTTTCTCAAACAAAGTGTTGTTATCTCAATAccaatgcatacacacacacacacacacaaacaaaactactGTGGTTTGTTTCAGGTACCACACTGTATTGTACCACATAACTGACAGTTGCCAAGGAGCACAAACCTTTCATTGATTCATATGCTGATTGTGTCATGAAGATTTGTGTGAGAGGTGGGTCAGTTTGTTGACTGAGGGAAATGttgcactgttttatttttaagtttcaaATGAGCGCAGCAGGTCAGATGTTAATAATTGTACAGCTTTAGACTTTAAAAGTAAAGAATTCAGCTGAAATGAGCAGCAAAGCTCGGCAGTGAGCTGTAAACAAAGCAAAGTTCATGTCAGTGACTTTCAGTGTCAGGTGCTTGGCGACTGTAACACAAGGAGATTTCTTAACAGCATTTTCAGAGCTGATCTGTTGTTGCAGCTTAAACCTGATGAGGTTTAGTTCAGAGTAAGGAGACTTTCTTATTTCTGATTGAGCAATACAAATGGCATAGAAAATTAGAACTAGATAACAAATCAACCAAATCTTAAAGTCTGTAGCTTTTCTTGATCCATTCTCTGTGTTTGAAACAATccagtatgagtgtgtgagccCTGTTCAAGCGGTGAACCTGACTTGATGCCTTGTACAAAGCATAGGGCTGTGTAAAAACTTGAAGCTCCTCAATGTGGAATGTGCTGTTATCATTTCTGTTGCCTCTGGCTACAATGAGCTCTGTACTCAAGTTTGTGCTTCTTCTCTTGCGATTGTCTGTAAATCTTAGGAAATTTCCTTGGAAGGTTCAGTTGTTCTTATAACCTAAAATAAGCAGTCTGTTACAATGGTGCGTAACAGAATCAGTACAGTAAATCGGTTACATCACCAAAGCAACATGTGATTTCACAATTTTAATTTTAGGTGTCATTGTTAACATTTCCttacacattttcaaacatgtatttttttcaacCTGCTTGCTTCAGGTGTTTGTCCACTTAACTCACTGTGAAACTAAACCTTTGCAAAAACAGGCAGCCACCGAGAAGGCGCAGTGTCTGTGTAACTGGATCCATTCCATTCAGGGTGGGAAGAGTATTTCTGAGGGCTCCCTATTATTCTATTGAGCCTGGGAGCGCTGAGTGAAAGGgtctttattttttaaggaAGGGTACAGATTGCTGCCACGCCGATTTAGTCAAATGGAAACAGAGCGGATGGAACAATCAAAGAATGCTGTGGGCCTCAGTACAATCTTGTCGATGAGTCAAATCCTGTATATCTCTCCTCGTATCATGATTAAGTTTTCTGCTGAATGGTGCCACTCCCTTGGCAAGCATTAACATAGAGATGGTTATTCACCCACTGGaggtctgtgtttctgtgcccCAGTTTTGAAATGCACTAAATGTAAAGAAAGCTTGGGATAATCACTTTTATATGTGATCTACTCTTCTACAGATAATCTCCCTGGTGATGGTGTTGATCGGTGTGTATGCTCGCATGATGAAACATGCAGGTAAAATCATCTATGGATAGAGAATGCAGTCCTTCTTCATGTTTAATGTGGGAGTAACCAAACAACACAGTGGGAAAAGAGGCTCCAAATCTGTGTTGTTCAAGATCTcttaaaggaaatgaaatgtgtttgtaaaattAGATAAATAGAAAGATGCTTGAAAACAATTCcataaatgttttcatgctaCCGTCTGAAAGTTTGAATCCTGTCTTTTAATGGAAAGACAGACTTTCTATGTTCACTTCATcctattttccttttttacttcAGAGGCAGCACTGGCCTGTCTGGCAGTGGACCCCGCTGTGATGCTGCTGGTCGTGGGGGTCCTCATGTTCGTCCTCACCTTCTGTGGCTGTGTGGGCTCCCTGCGAGAAAACATCTGCCTCCTGCAGACAGTAAGCCAGTCGGGGAGTTTTTCAACCACTAGACATAAATGCGCTGTCTATATTTTGGTTTGTAGTCCTATAATAGTGGAGAAACACATGCTGTATGACATACAGTGGGGGTCATGGGTCAAATCTGAACTCACAAAGCCAACATGACCTTTGTagctctctgtgttttactgtgtcgTATAAAGGAATGTACTTATTACAAGTTAGAAATAAAAACCCTAAAACACTGTCAAACTGTCAGTTCAGTCTTAACAGCTGAGTTTACATGGAGACACAGGATCCCGCTGAATCAGTCCTTTAaagacagaacacaaaacagTGTTCTGatcgtctctctctttccctcccagTTCTGTATTTCTCTGACAGTGATCTTCCTGCTCCAGCTCACTGCTGGTATCCTGGGCTTTATCTTCTCTGATACGGTAaggaaacagaataaataaaaagatcaaaatgttcaaaagtggtcataaacacaaagtcatttctttgttgttggtGGATTTTaactaaatcaaacaaaagtCTAATGCATTATATAACATATTACTAGAATCTACATCAATACTAGTCATCTGTGAGAAGGTGAAGATTCAAAATGATATTAATGTTCCTTGAAAAAGTTAAATCAATTTGTTTTTAGACTCTTTCTTGGGGTAGATGTTCCTGTATTCGTCCTTTTTTGATTATAAGGAACAACGAAAGCACTCGACCTGCTGTGCTTTGTCTGTAACTGCAGCTAAATTTGAATAAGCTcatgaaacacagcagagtttGCTCACAGTTGTTAAATATGATTTAGTTTGTTTCAGGCAGGCAGACCTAAAGAGGAAGTTGGATTTATGGTGTGATAAAACCATCATTAAGTCAGCTTTTATTGTAttaatgaatatgtaaatatgctTTTATCAGACTGTTACTAACTTCATCATTGTTGTAGATTCTAACtgtgtcacattttatattaCACACTCTGAATATATGGTGTCTTCTTTTGTACATGCTGCTAAACTACTTTTCCCTACTTTTCCAAGGCACGGGGTAAAGTGACTGAGATGATCAATAATGCCATCATCCACTACAGAGATGACATTGATCTGCAAAACCTTATTGATTTTGGTCAAATGGAGGTAAGGATTTAGTCCAAACACAGACTTGATAAATACCAGGGTAATAGTGGCCTTAGCAAAGTCTTTGGAGCTGTATACACAGATACCTGCCATGTCTTCTATCTTTTCCatctcaaatgtgtgtgtgtttcctcagttTGACTGCTGTGGTGGTGTAACCTACACTGACTGGTCCCAGAACATGTACTTCAACTGCAGCAAGGAGAACCCCAGCAGAGAGCGCTGCTCTGTCCCCTTCTCCTGCTGTATCATATCCAAAGACAAGGTCATCTCTTTAAAGACTCTGCTGATaacatttggtgtttttttttactgttttgctttatgtgttttatctgtatttgtttatatgtgtgcaGGTTGTTATCAACACCATGTGCGGCCAGGACATGCAGGATTTTGAGTACGTTGATGCTGGAAACCACATCCACACCAATGGCTGCATAGATAAATTAGTTGACTGGATTCACAGCAACATGTTCCTGCTTGGAGGCATTGCACTGGGACTGGCCATACCACAGGTAGGATGTTGTGCACAGTGCACATAccagcacacacaaacgcagacATTGTTCTTGAACCTGTAAGAGAAGGGGTTAACAGTTGCAACCAGCCAGTGAGCCCCTCTttgtgtgtctcctcctctgcagctggtTGGGATCGTCCTGTCTCAGATTCTGATCAACCAGATCAAAGACCAGGTCGAGCTCCAGAACTACCAGTTCAAACACCGCTCTGACCCATGGAGCTGACCCGGACCGGTCCAGATTCTGATGAACAGCAGCATAAACGTGGTGATGGAAGCAGCAGGGGGGAGATGTGTAGAACTGTTTATGCCAGGTCTCCgaaaaaacatctgtcagtcTGGTTTTGTTCCTCTTggatttaaaaaggaaacagatggagaaaCAGGACTCTGTCGCCGCCCACTGGACGTAGACTGTGCTTGCATTTACCAAACATTTTTAGTAGAGTAGTGGTTCCCAAGCAGGGACTGGGGGGTATTATATTGACCTCTAGTGAAGAACTGCAGTCAGTATAATTTACAACAATGcatttcatattgtttttttttgtttgtttgtttgtatgtttttttccgAGATGCCAAACTGGAGCATGAGTTAGAAGAAGTCCGTGTATCCCTGTTGCTGCAGAGGTTAACTAACTGAAAAGGGAATAgcattttctaaaatgtattgttttgcaCACTCCGTCAGACATAATGATTTCTCCATGCTCAGTAATACTGCTTATTGTTACACACATCTGTGAGAGGATTCTGACACACTGGAATATACATCACctattgtttttcttcatgtt
The sequence above is drawn from the Seriola aureovittata isolate HTS-2021-v1 ecotype China chromosome 22, ASM2101889v1, whole genome shotgun sequence genome and encodes:
- the tspan33a gene encoding tetraspanin-33, which produces MGGRRRGTPGSDEDFSFVSPIVKYLLFIFNFLFWIISLVMVLIGVYARMMKHAEAALACLAVDPAVMLLVVGVLMFVLTFCGCVGSLRENICLLQTFCISLTVIFLLQLTAGILGFIFSDTARGKVTEMINNAIIHYRDDIDLQNLIDFGQMEFDCCGGVTYTDWSQNMYFNCSKENPSRERCSVPFSCCIISKDKVVINTMCGQDMQDFEYVDAGNHIHTNGCIDKLVDWIHSNMFLLGGIALGLAIPQLVGIVLSQILINQIKDQVELQNYQFKHRSDPWS